In Thermococcus bergensis, one DNA window encodes the following:
- a CDS encoding molybdopterin-dependent oxidoreductase, which yields MFSVCMRDCYDTCAIISELREGKLFVRGNPEHPVTRGFLCPKGALLPKWFHSEERLKKPLMRETLKDEFREAEWEEAIKAVADKLKETIDEYGSESVLVYNYAGDRGVVNYAFPLRLFHYLNTAMLDYGICDRAGQEALRDVYGTAVGMDPEELKNQKLIVYWGINAFWTNLHGFMLAKKYSLEKWVVDVVKTETAKRSEKFFQIRPNTDALFALGIAKIIVENELYDKDFVRENVYGFEEFMESLKKINLDFVSEETGIEKDRIEEFAFEYSEKKGVIHIGYGFQRSLNGGEAVRAISVLPALVGHKFGFIYDMKTIDKSYAEGAFLRTKPAKSIPQVKLAEYIERGEIKFLYIYNSNPLASLPNQSRLRKAIMENDVFVVTHDIFLTDTALYSHVVLPANTFFERLDIADSYYHRYVALNEPVTRLYGKSNSEVTRMLAKALDIKNPYLYESDEEVIKKVLEINGLSLDELKKKGFVKVEAKERKYDTPSGKIEFHSQRALERGLSPFPEYKPLKRKGLQLLSPTWKLTITSQYHNTYNIIDPCLYINPRDAEARGIKENDEVEVFNEHGKIRTVAKISKDVPEGVVVLYKAFWVRLLGWNVNFLTTDETVEGYGNASAFHSTWVEVRKV from the coding sequence ATGTTCAGCGTTTGCATGAGAGACTGCTACGACACCTGCGCAATCATAAGCGAGCTCAGAGAGGGAAAGCTATTCGTTAGAGGGAATCCTGAGCACCCAGTAACGAGGGGCTTTTTATGTCCAAAGGGAGCTCTTCTTCCGAAGTGGTTCCACAGCGAAGAGCGGTTAAAAAAGCCGTTAATGAGAGAAACACTAAAGGATGAATTCAGGGAAGCTGAGTGGGAAGAGGCTATCAAAGCCGTTGCGGATAAACTGAAGGAAACCATAGATGAATACGGAAGCGAGAGCGTCCTTGTTTACAACTATGCTGGCGATAGAGGGGTTGTTAACTACGCTTTTCCGCTGAGGCTTTTCCATTACCTCAACACTGCAATGCTTGATTATGGAATATGCGACAGGGCTGGTCAGGAGGCTTTGAGGGACGTCTATGGGACTGCCGTGGGAATGGATCCGGAGGAGCTCAAGAACCAAAAGCTTATCGTGTACTGGGGGATAAACGCATTCTGGACTAATCTCCATGGATTCATGCTTGCGAAAAAGTACAGCCTTGAAAAATGGGTTGTTGATGTTGTTAAAACAGAGACCGCAAAAAGGAGCGAAAAGTTTTTCCAGATAAGACCAAACACGGATGCTCTTTTTGCCCTGGGGATTGCAAAGATAATCGTGGAAAACGAACTCTACGATAAGGACTTCGTCAGAGAAAACGTATACGGGTTTGAAGAGTTTATGGAATCCCTCAAAAAGATAAACCTTGATTTCGTAAGCGAGGAAACTGGAATTGAGAAGGATAGAATAGAGGAGTTTGCCTTTGAGTATTCCGAGAAGAAAGGAGTCATCCATATCGGGTATGGTTTTCAGCGCTCCCTCAATGGTGGAGAAGCCGTGAGGGCTATCTCTGTTCTCCCAGCCCTTGTGGGACATAAGTTTGGCTTTATCTACGATATGAAAACAATCGACAAAAGCTATGCAGAGGGAGCTTTTTTAAGGACAAAGCCTGCCAAGAGTATACCCCAGGTGAAGCTTGCCGAATATATAGAGCGGGGAGAAATAAAGTTTCTCTACATATACAACTCCAACCCGTTGGCTTCGCTTCCAAATCAAAGCAGATTAAGAAAGGCCATAATGGAAAATGACGTATTTGTCGTGACTCATGACATCTTTTTAACCGACACCGCCCTTTACTCTCATGTGGTCTTACCTGCGAATACATTCTTTGAGAGGCTCGACATTGCCGATTCATACTACCACCGCTACGTTGCCTTAAACGAGCCAGTGACGAGGCTCTATGGGAAGAGCAACAGTGAAGTGACCAGAATGCTGGCTAAAGCCCTTGACATAAAGAATCCCTACCTTTACGAGAGCGATGAGGAAGTGATAAAGAAGGTCCTGGAGATAAACGGTTTAAGCTTGGATGAGCTTAAAAAGAAAGGTTTTGTAAAAGTTGAAGCAAAAGAGAGAAAATATGACACCCCAAGTGGGAAAATAGAGTTCCACTCCCAGAGAGCCCTTGAAAGGGGCCTTTCGCCTTTCCCTGAGTACAAGCCCCTGAAAAGAAAAGGACTCCAGCTTCTGAGTCCAACTTGGAAGCTAACGATAACAAGCCAGTACCACAACACATACAACATAATCGACCCCTGCCTGTACATCAACCCCAGGGATGCTGAGGCAAGGGGGATTAAGGAAAACGATGAAGTGGAGGTATTCAACGAACACGGAAAAATAAGAACGGTGGCAAAGATTAGCAAAGATGTTCCTGAAGGTGTCGTGGTTCTTTACAAGGCCTTCTGGGTTAGACTGCTCGGCTGGAATGTAAACTTCCTCACAACGGATGAGACCGTTGAAGGTTATGGAAACGCTTCCGCATTTCACTCCACGTGGGTTGAGGTAAGGAAGGTCTAA
- a CDS encoding lysine exporter LysO family protein — MSVLYLVISSLLLGMLVGKYTSLEFGNLYELMLYLLIFIIGIDIGKSRGLREELKRLGKMAILLPTSTVVGSLMGGLLASFLLKVSPKWGLAISAGFGWYSLTGPLLANYSPVYGIIGFLANLTREILTIIFYPLAIKRIPKEKAIVMGGATTMDTTLPLMVKFGGTEITLLAFVHGFILTAIAPFLIPLILQLL, encoded by the coding sequence GTGAGCGTTCTTTATCTGGTAATCTCATCTCTCCTCCTTGGCATGCTTGTTGGGAAGTACACGAGCTTAGAATTTGGCAACCTCTATGAGCTTATGCTATATCTCTTAATATTCATAATAGGCATCGATATCGGAAAGAGCAGGGGATTGAGGGAAGAACTTAAAAGGCTCGGCAAAATGGCTATTTTACTACCGACATCAACCGTTGTAGGTTCATTAATGGGCGGTTTGTTAGCTTCCTTTCTTTTAAAAGTTTCTCCAAAATGGGGATTAGCCATCTCCGCAGGTTTCGGGTGGTACTCTCTAACCGGCCCTCTTTTGGCGAATTATTCCCCAGTATATGGGATAATTGGATTTCTGGCAAACTTAACGAGGGAGATTCTAACGATTATTTTCTATCCCTTGGCAATAAAGAGGATTCCAAAAGAGAAGGCAATAGTCATGGGAGGCGCAACAACAATGGATACGACTCTTCCCCTGATGGTAAAATTTGGGGGAACGGAGATAACCCTTCTGGCGTTTGTTCATGGGTTCATTTTAACTGCTATAGCGCCTTTCTTAATTCCATTAATCCTTCAGCTTTTGTAG
- a CDS encoding RNA-guided endonuclease InsQ/TnpB family protein has translation MPSETIKLTAKFKLKTEPEGLEDLFSLYSDIVNLLLDYVFENNITSFYRLKKETYKSLREQYPELPSHYIYTACQMATSIYKSYRKRKRKGKANGKPVFKKKVIMLDDHLFKLDIEGGFIKLSTPSRRLELEFYRAKYHEKFREWKIGQAWLVKNPKGVFLHVVFSKEVEVRESKAVVGVDLNENNVTLSLPDGNFIQIITHEREIRTGYFLKRRRIQKKLKTGKKRKELLEKYGERERNRLNDLYHKLATKIVELAENYGCIALEDLTNIRDSVRYSAELNGRLHRWSFRKLQSIIEYKAKLKGVSVVFVDPAYSSSLCPICGGKLVPNGHRVLKCSNCGFEADRDVVGSWNIRLKALKMWGVPVPPESPPMKTGGGKPTRYEINTLHALYW, from the coding sequence ATGCCCTCAGAGACTATTAAACTCACGGCAAAATTCAAACTCAAAACAGAACCTGAAGGGTTAGAAGACCTCTTCTCCCTTTATTCTGATATTGTAAATTTACTCCTTGATTATGTTTTTGAGAACAACATTACGAGCTTCTACCGGTTGAAGAAAGAGACGTACAAAAGCCTTCGGGAGCAGTACCCAGAACTCCCAAGCCACTACATTTACACGGCCTGCCAAATGGCTACCTCAATCTACAAGAGTTACAGGAAGAGGAAGAGAAAAGGAAAAGCTAATGGAAAGCCTGTTTTCAAGAAAAAAGTGATAATGCTTGATGATCACCTCTTCAAACTCGACATTGAAGGAGGATTTATTAAACTCTCAACTCCAAGTAGAAGGCTGGAACTGGAGTTTTATCGTGCAAAGTACCACGAGAAGTTTAGGGAGTGGAAAATAGGACAAGCCTGGCTGGTTAAAAATCCAAAAGGAGTTTTTCTCCACGTGGTGTTCTCAAAGGAAGTTGAAGTCAGAGAGTCAAAAGCCGTCGTTGGTGTGGACTTGAACGAGAATAATGTAACCCTCAGCCTTCCAGATGGGAACTTTATCCAGATCATTACTCACGAGAGGGAAATTAGAACGGGTTATTTCTTGAAGAGGAGGAGAATTCAGAAGAAGCTAAAAACGGGTAAAAAGAGAAAAGAGCTTTTGGAAAAGTATGGCGAAAGAGAAAGGAACAGACTAAATGACTTGTATCACAAGTTAGCAACCAAGATTGTTGAACTGGCAGAGAATTATGGTTGTATTGCCCTTGAGGATTTGACTAATATTAGAGACTCAGTCAGATACTCTGCTGAGTTGAATGGTCGCTTGCACAGGTGGAGTTTTAGAAAGCTTCAATCCATTATCGAGTATAAAGCCAAGTTAAAGGGTGTGAGTGTCGTTTTTGTTGATCCTGCTTACTCTTCATCCCTGTGTCCGATATGTGGGGGGAAGCTAGTCCCGAATGGGCACAGGGTTTTAAAGTGCTCGAATTGTGGTTTTGAGGCTGACCGTGATGTGGTCGGCTCGTGGAATATTCGTTTGAAAGCCCTGAAGATGTGGGGAGTTCCCGTTCCCCCCGAAAGCCCTCCGATGAAGACGGGAGGAGGGAAGCCTACCCGTTACGAAATTAACACCCTACACGCACTTTACTGGTAG
- a CDS encoding proteasome assembly chaperone family protein → MKETMIVVYEKPDIYDPVFIEGLPGIGLVGKLAAEHLIQELKAKKFAELYSPHFMHQVIVKKDSTVDLMRNEFYYWKSPDDEHRDLIIITGDTQVPPTDSYGHFEVVGKMLDFVEQFGTREIITMGGYQVPELEGEPRVLASFTDLETKEKYKHLPVVFREDEGGAIVGAAGLLLGIGKLRGMRGACFLGESLGYIVDAKAAKAVLSVVAQVLNLEIDMSALDERAKETEEILRKVQEMQRAMFEQQLPQPGHEEEDRGYL, encoded by the coding sequence ATGAAGGAAACGATGATAGTTGTTTATGAAAAGCCCGACATATACGACCCGGTCTTTATTGAAGGTCTCCCGGGAATTGGTTTAGTTGGTAAGCTGGCTGCAGAACATTTAATTCAAGAACTTAAGGCAAAGAAATTCGCTGAGCTTTACTCTCCTCACTTCATGCACCAAGTCATAGTGAAAAAAGATTCGACAGTGGATTTGATGAGAAATGAGTTCTATTACTGGAAGAGTCCCGATGATGAGCACAGAGATTTGATAATAATCACCGGAGACACTCAAGTACCTCCAACCGACAGCTATGGACACTTTGAAGTTGTTGGAAAGATGCTCGACTTTGTAGAGCAGTTTGGAACGAGGGAGATAATCACCATGGGCGGTTACCAGGTTCCAGAGCTTGAAGGGGAGCCAAGGGTTTTAGCCTCTTTCACCGATTTGGAAACAAAGGAGAAATACAAACACCTACCTGTTGTGTTTAGGGAAGACGAAGGAGGAGCAATAGTTGGAGCAGCAGGTTTGCTCTTGGGCATAGGAAAGCTCAGGGGAATGAGAGGGGCATGCTTCCTTGGAGAAAGCCTTGGTTACATAGTGGATGCGAAAGCTGCCAAAGCAGTCCTAAGCGTCGTTGCGCAGGTTCTCAATTTAGAGATAGACATGAGCGCTCTCGATGAGAGGGCAAAAGAAACCGAAGAGATTCTTAGAAAAGTCCAAGAAATGCAGAGGGCGATGTTTGAGCAGCAGCTTCCACAACCAGGCCATGAGGAAGAAGATAGAGGCTACCTTTGA
- a CDS encoding LysO family transporter, with product MNIFIPLILGIFVGYLLRDRIKFSMDRPMSVALLLLIFFMGVEAGRVEIDAPKLLISSLVFASFTILGSLLIALLGVRE from the coding sequence ATGAACATCTTCATACCTCTTATACTGGGTATCTTTGTGGGTTATCTGCTAAGGGATAGAATAAAGTTCAGCATGGACAGGCCAATGAGCGTTGCCCTACTGCTTTTGATCTTTTTCATGGGAGTTGAAGCGGGCAGAGTGGAGATAGACGCCCCCAAGCTCCTTATTTCTTCACTTGTGTTTGCCTCGTTCACAATACTCGGAAGCCTTCTCATAGCTCTGCTGGGGGTGAGGGAGTGA
- a CDS encoding RNA-protein complex protein Nop10, translating into MRFRIKKCPKCGRYTLKDICPVCGEKTKSAHPPKFSPEDPYGEYRRRLKRELLGIGVKK; encoded by the coding sequence ATGAGGTTCAGAATTAAAAAATGTCCAAAATGTGGCAGATACACACTAAAGGATATTTGCCCGGTTTGTGGAGAAAAAACTAAATCAGCTCATCCTCCTAAGTTTTCCCCGGAGGATCCATATGGAGAATATAGGAGGAGACTTAAGAGGGAACTACTTGGTATCGGGGTGAAAAAATGA
- a CDS encoding ferritin family protein, whose product MMLEEFLYEIKEVEERELEAYKKLLKKLKDPEYADLRNFLLRLTIDEVLHKHISEALEKAYQEVKELIKEYTPEEETELGTAVLFPGIPTIILPTEVNAIGTRIPSDELLEEYFGEFPGEPVVPAELMEEIREKLKNYIEKEETLIEKYEKLSEKAKHPVLRGIAKDIKNNEEQHKKMLEKLLEHYKS is encoded by the coding sequence ATGATGCTGGAAGAGTTTCTCTATGAAATTAAGGAAGTAGAAGAAAGAGAGCTGGAAGCCTACAAAAAACTTCTTAAAAAACTGAAAGACCCAGAATACGCAGACTTAAGAAACTTTCTTCTAAGATTAACCATAGATGAAGTGCTGCACAAACACATCTCCGAAGCCCTTGAAAAAGCTTACCAAGAAGTTAAAGAGCTTATAAAGGAATATACACCTGAAGAAGAAACAGAATTGGGAACAGCCGTCCTCTTCCCGGGAATACCAACTATAATTCTTCCAACGGAAGTGAACGCCATTGGGACAAGAATTCCCTCAGATGAACTTTTAGAGGAATATTTCGGAGAATTCCCCGGAGAACCTGTAGTACCAGCGGAGCTCATGGAAGAGATTAGAGAGAAACTAAAGAATTACATAGAGAAGGAAGAGACACTCATAGAGAAGTACGAAAAACTTTCGGAGAAAGCCAAACACCCAGTGCTAAGGGGAATCGCAAAGGACATCAAAAACAATGAGGAACAGCACAAAAAGATGCTTGAAAAGCTCCTGGAGCACTACAAAAGCTGA
- a CDS encoding TIGR00375 family protein: MIVDADLHIHSRYSKAVSKLMTFPLLAENAKLKGLGIVGTGDILNPQWEKELLRSAQKVDGGSYEIKGVRFLLTAEVEDNRRVHHLLIFPSIDAVREMRERLKPYSKDIESEGRSHVNLSAAEIADLANELDVLIGPAHSFTPWTALYKEYNSLKEAYGDAKVHFLELGLSADSEMADRIKAHHKLTYLSNSDAHSPMPHRLGREFNRFEIEDATFDEVKKAILKRGGRKIVLNAGLDPRLGKYHLTACSKCYTKYRLEDAKRLNWRCEVCGGVIKKGVHDRILELADTNERPEDRPPYLHLAPLAEIIAMVLNKGVETKAVKSVWERLLREFGSEISVLVDVPIRSIAKLVGDDIAKAIWAFRNEKLIVIPGGGAVF, translated from the coding sequence ATGATAGTTGATGCTGATCTGCACATCCACTCCCGCTATTCCAAGGCAGTCTCAAAGTTAATGACATTCCCTCTTCTGGCTGAGAACGCAAAGCTCAAAGGTCTCGGAATCGTAGGGACTGGAGACATTTTAAACCCTCAATGGGAGAAAGAACTTTTAAGGTCTGCTCAAAAAGTAGATGGGGGAAGCTACGAGATAAAAGGTGTGAGGTTTCTCCTTACGGCTGAGGTTGAAGACAACAGAAGGGTGCACCACTTGCTAATTTTTCCCTCAATTGATGCCGTGAGAGAAATGAGGGAAAGGCTCAAACCATATTCAAAAGATATTGAAAGTGAGGGGAGATCTCATGTGAACCTAAGCGCGGCTGAGATAGCCGACCTTGCTAACGAACTCGACGTTTTGATAGGCCCGGCCCACTCATTTACCCCATGGACAGCCCTTTATAAGGAGTACAACAGCCTCAAAGAGGCATATGGCGACGCTAAGGTCCACTTCCTTGAACTTGGGCTTTCTGCCGATTCTGAGATGGCGGATAGAATCAAAGCACACCACAAACTCACCTACCTGAGCAATAGCGATGCTCATTCTCCAATGCCTCACAGACTTGGGAGGGAGTTCAACCGCTTTGAGATTGAGGATGCGACGTTTGATGAAGTTAAAAAGGCCATTCTAAAGCGGGGCGGGAGGAAAATAGTCCTAAACGCTGGACTTGACCCGAGGCTTGGAAAGTATCACCTAACTGCATGTTCGAAATGTTATACCAAATACCGTCTCGAAGATGCGAAGAGGTTAAACTGGAGATGCGAGGTCTGCGGAGGGGTTATAAAGAAGGGAGTACACGATAGGATACTTGAGCTGGCTGATACGAATGAACGACCGGAGGATAGACCTCCCTACCTCCATCTGGCACCTCTTGCAGAAATAATTGCCATGGTTCTCAACAAGGGAGTCGAAACCAAAGCCGTCAAAAGTGTATGGGAAAGACTGCTTAGGGAGTTCGGCAGTGAAATTTCCGTTTTGGTTGACGTTCCAATAAGGAGCATTGCCAAACTGGTTGGAGATGACATAGCCAAGGCAATCTGGGCTTTCAGGAATGAAAAGCTTATCGTAATCCCGGGTGGAGGGGCTGTTTTCTAA
- a CDS encoding iron-sulfur cluster assembly protein, with amino-acid sequence MGFLDFLKEKQKPGKIKDLPPEVEEVVKELRNVKDPETELNIVDEGLLYGLTVENEKVMVWLLFAKTTPECHFCQAIAMNVQRKIVGDIIEVLKKKGFRSIEVYNEIGLLLEAWKDETG; translated from the coding sequence ATGGGATTTCTGGATTTCCTCAAAGAAAAACAAAAACCCGGAAAAATAAAGGATCTCCCCCCTGAAGTTGAGGAAGTTGTTAAGGAACTCAGGAATGTTAAAGACCCTGAAACGGAGCTTAACATTGTGGACGAAGGGCTGCTGTACGGTTTAACTGTGGAGAACGAAAAAGTCATGGTGTGGCTTTTGTTTGCCAAAACTACTCCAGAGTGCCATTTTTGCCAGGCGATAGCGATGAACGTGCAGAGAAAAATTGTTGGGGATATCATTGAAGTATTGAAGAAAAAGGGTTTTAGGAGCATTGAGGTATATAACGAAATTGGACTCCTGCTGGAGGCGTGGAAAGATGAAACGGGTTAA
- a CDS encoding translation initiation factor IF-2 subunit alpha has product MPRRAREFPEEGEFVVATVKSIHNYGAFLTLDEYPGKEGFMHISEVAPTFVRNIRDYLKEGQKIVAKVIRVDPSKGHIDLSLKRVKQQERKAKLQEFKRAQKAENLLKMAAEKLGKDFETAWKEVWVPLELEYGEVYAAFEDAAQNGIEVLKDLIPEEWLPVLDEIIKNYVEIPTVTIDAEFEISVPTPNGIEIIKEALIRARDRANEEQGIEVKFSYLGAPRYRIDITAPDYYKAEEVLEKIASEILQVIKQAGGEASLIRKEKKIRKIKRREA; this is encoded by the coding sequence ATGCCGAGGAGAGCTAGAGAATTTCCGGAAGAAGGAGAGTTTGTTGTGGCCACTGTTAAGAGCATCCACAATTATGGTGCATTCTTGACCCTTGACGAGTATCCTGGAAAAGAAGGTTTTATGCACATAAGCGAAGTTGCTCCAACTTTTGTGAGAAATATTAGGGACTACCTCAAAGAAGGCCAGAAGATAGTTGCAAAGGTAATACGTGTTGACCCGAGCAAGGGCCACATAGACCTGAGCCTTAAGAGAGTCAAGCAGCAAGAGAGGAAAGCGAAGCTTCAGGAGTTCAAGAGGGCCCAAAAAGCGGAGAACCTCTTAAAGATGGCGGCTGAAAAACTCGGTAAGGACTTCGAAACAGCATGGAAGGAAGTTTGGGTGCCCCTTGAATTAGAGTATGGGGAGGTTTATGCCGCTTTTGAAGATGCCGCCCAGAACGGAATTGAAGTTCTTAAAGACCTCATCCCAGAAGAATGGTTGCCGGTTCTCGATGAGATAATTAAGAACTATGTTGAAATTCCAACCGTCACAATAGATGCGGAGTTTGAAATAAGTGTGCCGACTCCTAACGGTATTGAAATCATAAAAGAAGCCCTTATAAGAGCCAGAGACAGGGCGAATGAAGAGCAGGGAATAGAGGTTAAGTTTAGTTATCTCGGTGCACCGAGGTACAGGATAGATATCACCGCTCCGGACTACTATAAAGCCGAAGAAGTGCTAGAGAAGATAGCCTCGGAGATACTTCAGGTCATAAAACAAGCTGGTGGGGAGGCCTCTCTCATAAGGAAGGAAAAGAAGATAAGGAAGATAAAGAGGAGAGAGGCATGA
- a CDS encoding 30S ribosomal protein S27e, which yields MAIPEKLIPMPRSRFLKVKCIDCGNEQIVFSHPATKVRCLVCGSTLVEPAGGKGVIKAKILEVLE from the coding sequence ATGGCAATACCTGAGAAATTAATCCCAATGCCAAGGTCAAGATTCCTCAAGGTTAAGTGCATTGACTGTGGAAACGAGCAAATCGTTTTCAGCCACCCGGCTACAAAAGTACGCTGTTTGGTTTGCGGTTCAACTCTTGTTGAACCAGCCGGTGGAAAGGGAGTCATAAAGGCGAAGATTCTAGAAGTTCTTGAGTGA
- a CDS encoding aldo/keto reductase codes for MKRVKPFNDLKRIGDDKVTAIGMGTWGVGGWETPDYSKDKEHIEALRYGLELGINLIDTAEFYASGHSEELVGKAIEGFEREDIFIVSKIWPTHFGYESAKKAARASAKRLGTYIDLYLLHWPTEDFRKIEETLHALEELVDEGLIRYIGVSNFDLELLKRSQEVMRKHEIVVNQVKYSLKDRRPEESGLLEYMRKEGITLMAYTPLEKGSLARNSCLAEIGKRYGKTAAQVALNWLIWKENVVAIPKATNKEHIKENFGAMGWRLSKEDYEKALECVR; via the coding sequence ATGAAACGGGTTAAGCCGTTTAATGACCTAAAAAGAATCGGAGATGACAAGGTTACGGCTATTGGAATGGGAACTTGGGGAGTGGGAGGCTGGGAGACTCCGGATTACTCAAAGGATAAGGAACACATAGAAGCCCTCAGATACGGGCTTGAGCTTGGGATAAACCTCATAGACACGGCGGAATTCTACGCCTCCGGGCACAGCGAGGAGCTCGTTGGAAAAGCCATAGAAGGATTTGAGAGGGAGGACATCTTCATAGTGAGCAAAATCTGGCCCACACATTTTGGATACGAGAGTGCCAAAAAAGCGGCAAGGGCAAGCGCAAAGAGGTTGGGGACCTACATAGACCTTTACCTTCTTCACTGGCCTACTGAGGACTTTAGGAAAATAGAAGAAACCCTCCATGCCCTCGAGGAGCTCGTTGATGAGGGGTTAATCAGGTATATAGGAGTCAGCAACTTCGACCTTGAACTTCTCAAGAGGAGCCAGGAAGTTATGAGAAAGCATGAAATCGTGGTAAACCAGGTGAAATACTCCCTAAAAGACCGCAGACCAGAGGAAAGCGGCTTGCTGGAGTACATGAGAAAAGAAGGCATCACGTTGATGGCATACACTCCACTAGAGAAGGGAAGCCTAGCAAGAAACAGCTGTCTGGCAGAGATAGGGAAAAGGTACGGCAAAACAGCGGCTCAGGTTGCGCTGAACTGGCTAATCTGGAAGGAAAACGTCGTTGCGATTCCGAAAGCTACAAACAAAGAACACATCAAAGAAAACTTCGGTGCAATGGGCTGGAGATTGAGCAAAGAGGATTACGAAAAAGCCCTCGAATGCGTCCGGTAA
- a CDS encoding 50S ribosomal protein L44e has translation MKYPKQMRTYCPFCKKHTVHKVEKVKKRPRSELSAGQRRFRRILKGYKGFPRPNPAGREKPVKKLDLRFVCTECGKAHTRGEGFRVKKFELV, from the coding sequence ATGAAATATCCAAAGCAGATGAGGACATACTGCCCGTTTTGTAAGAAGCACACAGTTCACAAGGTAGAAAAAGTGAAGAAGAGGCCAAGAAGTGAGCTTAGTGCAGGTCAGAGAAGATTCAGAAGAATCCTCAAGGGTTACAAAGGTTTCCCAAGGCCAAACCCGGCTGGAAGAGAAAAGCCAGTGAAGAAGCTTGACCTTAGGTTTGTGTGCACAGAGTGCGGAAAGGCACACACAAGAGGCGAAGGATTTAGAGTAAAGAAGTTCGAACTCGTGTGA
- a CDS encoding MoaD/ThiS family protein gives MKIRVRLYGELALKHGAEIELEVRDGATVADVLNTLRISASEHHLILNERKVSKDHPLSDGDTLKVLPVVYGG, from the coding sequence GTGAAGATACGGGTTAGGCTCTATGGCGAGCTTGCCCTAAAACATGGTGCAGAGATTGAACTGGAAGTCAGAGACGGAGCTACTGTTGCTGATGTTCTCAATACTCTGAGAATAAGCGCTTCGGAGCATCATTTAATCCTCAACGAAAGAAAAGTCTCAAAAGACCATCCACTAAGCGATGGGGATACATTGAAAGTCCTTCCCGTGGTTTATGGGGGTTAG
- a CDS encoding IS607 family transposase — translation MKLYRTGKAAQLLGISKPTLIRKIKTEEIKAYRVGKEYRIPESEIKRLLEGKIPDKVVIYARVSSRDQKQDLERQVEYLKNYCASKGYQVAKIITDISSGLNENRKGLKQLFKLVESGEITKVVITYKDRLTRFGFKYLEQYFNSHGVEVEVIFDDEEKTPEKELVEDLLAIVTSFAGKLYGARSHKKKRLVEAVKNALRDY, via the coding sequence ATGAAGCTTTATAGGACGGGAAAAGCGGCACAGCTCCTTGGCATTAGCAAGCCAACATTAATCAGGAAAATCAAGACGGAAGAGATTAAAGCATACAGGGTTGGAAAAGAATACCGCATCCCGGAAAGCGAGATTAAAAGACTCCTCGAAGGCAAAATCCCCGACAAGGTTGTAATTTACGCCAGAGTCTCAAGCCGAGACCAAAAACAAGACCTTGAGAGACAAGTCGAATACCTCAAAAACTACTGCGCATCAAAAGGCTACCAAGTTGCAAAAATCATCACAGACATTTCTTCAGGACTAAACGAGAATAGAAAAGGACTGAAACAACTCTTCAAACTCGTTGAAAGTGGGGAAATAACAAAAGTCGTTATAACGTACAAAGACAGGCTCACCCGCTTTGGATTCAAATACCTTGAGCAATACTTTAACTCTCACGGGGTTGAGGTTGAAGTAATCTTTGATGATGAAGAGAAAACGCCAGAAAAGGAACTTGTTGAGGACTTGTTAGCAATTGTTACTTCCTTTGCTGGAAAACTCTATGGTGCCCGTTCTCACAAGAAAAAACGCCTTGTCGAGGCGGTAAAGAATGCCCTCAGAGACTATTAA